The proteins below are encoded in one region of Rhizobacter sp.:
- a CDS encoding acyltransferase: protein MRHVADQLYFIALALINTVHGWLPFFIRPVLYRVCGFRIHRSATLQGGIRFFHVGRLTVGEGSLINRGVYLDNRGGITIGKNVSIAHDAKLYTMGHDPHDPTFATKAAPIRLDDHAVVFADAMLMPGVHIGQGAVVMAGAVVTKDVPPGRMVGGNPAVDIGERGCVPAYTLKRRFWFAH from the coding sequence ATGAGGCATGTGGCCGATCAGCTCTATTTCATCGCTTTGGCGCTGATCAACACCGTGCACGGCTGGCTGCCGTTTTTCATCCGACCGGTGCTGTATCGGGTGTGCGGTTTCCGCATCCACCGCAGCGCCACGCTGCAGGGCGGCATCCGCTTCTTCCACGTGGGCCGGCTCACGGTGGGCGAGGGGTCGCTCATCAACCGCGGGGTGTACCTCGACAACCGCGGCGGCATCACCATCGGCAAGAACGTCTCGATCGCCCACGACGCGAAGCTCTACACGATGGGCCATGACCCGCACGACCCGACGTTTGCCACCAAGGCCGCGCCAATCCGGCTCGACGACCACGCCGTGGTGTTTGCCGACGCGATGCTGATGCCGGGTGTGCACATCGGGCAGGGTGCCGTGGTGATGGCCGGGGCGGTGGTCACGAAAGACGTGCCGCCCGGCCGCATGGTCGGCGGCAACCCGGCGGTCGACATCGGCGAGCGCGGCTGTGTGCCGGCCTACACGCTGAAGCGCCGCTTCTGGTTTGCACATTGA
- the lysS gene encoding lysine--tRNA ligase → MEQDDNQLIAERREKLAAIRKQGVAFPNDFKPKDHALALVQKHGALDNETLEPQNIQVSVAGRLMLKRVMGKASFGTLQDSTARIQLFVTKDALGEEVYNAFKHWDLGDILGAEGTLFKTKTGELSVRVTTLRLLTKSLRPLPDKFHGMTDQEQKYRQRYVDLITDDEARARFAARSRALASIRQFMVDNRFMEVETPMLHPIPGGANAKPFVTHHNALDQDMFLRIAPELYLKRLIVGGFERVFEINRSFRNEGISVRHNPEFTMMEFYAAYWNHHDLMDYTEQVLRHAARQATGSAVLTYGGKTVDLDKPFKRLTVRDSLVEFAGLSEAEASDAKVLRDRLKHLGEEAPAHWKLPELQFGLFEAAVEEKLWDPTFIIDYPVEVSPLARASDTDPSITERFELFITGREYANGFSELNDAEDQAARFQAQAANKEAGDEEAMYYDADFIRALEYGMPPTGGCGIGIDRLMMLITDSPSIRDVILFPSLRKEG, encoded by the coding sequence ATGGAACAAGACGACAACCAGCTCATCGCCGAACGACGTGAAAAGCTCGCGGCGATCCGCAAACAGGGCGTGGCCTTCCCCAACGACTTCAAGCCCAAGGACCACGCGCTGGCGCTGGTGCAAAAGCACGGCGCGCTCGACAACGAGACGCTGGAGCCGCAGAACATCCAGGTGAGCGTGGCCGGCCGGCTGATGCTCAAGCGCGTGATGGGCAAGGCGAGCTTCGGCACGCTGCAAGACAGCACCGCCCGCATCCAGCTCTTCGTCACGAAGGACGCGCTGGGCGAAGAGGTCTACAACGCCTTCAAGCACTGGGACCTGGGCGACATCCTCGGCGCCGAGGGCACGCTCTTCAAGACCAAGACCGGCGAGCTCTCGGTGCGCGTGACCACGCTGCGCCTCTTGACCAAGAGCCTGCGCCCGCTGCCCGACAAGTTCCACGGCATGACCGACCAGGAGCAGAAGTACCGCCAGCGCTACGTCGACCTCATCACCGACGACGAGGCCCGCGCCCGCTTCGCCGCCCGCAGCCGCGCGCTCGCCTCCATCCGCCAGTTCATGGTCGACAACCGCTTCATGGAAGTGGAAACGCCCATGCTGCACCCCATCCCCGGCGGCGCCAACGCCAAGCCCTTCGTCACCCACCACAACGCGCTCGATCAGGACATGTTCCTGCGCATCGCGCCCGAGCTGTACCTCAAGCGCCTGATCGTGGGCGGCTTCGAGCGGGTGTTCGAGATCAACCGCAGCTTCCGCAACGAAGGCATCAGCGTCCGGCACAACCCGGAGTTCACGATGATGGAGTTCTACGCGGCCTACTGGAACCACCACGACCTGATGGACTACACCGAGCAGGTGCTGCGCCATGCCGCCCGTCAGGCCACCGGCTCTGCGGTGCTCACCTACGGCGGCAAGACGGTCGACCTCGACAAGCCCTTCAAGCGCCTCACCGTGCGTGATTCACTGGTCGAATTCGCCGGGCTCAGCGAGGCCGAAGCCAGCGACGCGAAGGTGCTGCGCGACAGGCTCAAGCACCTGGGCGAGGAAGCCCCGGCCCACTGGAAATTGCCCGAGCTGCAGTTCGGCCTCTTCGAAGCCGCGGTGGAAGAGAAGCTCTGGGACCCGACCTTCATCATCGACTACCCGGTGGAGGTGTCGCCGCTGGCGCGCGCCTCCGACACCGACCCGTCGATCACCGAGCGCTTCGAACTCTTCATCACCGGCCGCGAATACGCCAACGGCTTCTCCGAGCTGAACGACGCCGAAGACCAGGCCGCCCGCTTCCAGGCCCAGGCCGCCAACAAGGAAGCCGGCGACGAAGAGGCGATGTACTACGACGCCGATTTCATCCGCGCGCTCGAGTACGGCATGCCCCCCACCGGCGGCTGCGGCATCGGCATCGACCGGCTGATGATGCTCATCACCGACAGCCCGAGCATCCGCGACGTGATCCTCTTCCCGTCGCTGCGCAAGGAAGGCTGA
- a CDS encoding pyridoxamine 5'-phosphate oxidase family protein has product MDAPRLESLAEIEAAVWRELAACVRHKQHPWRTPVLATTDGELGDGRIVVLREVVPEQQRVLVYTDRRSAKAAQLASHPRGTLVMWSPALGWQLRCRVALSLDTSGLSVTSRWAQIKLSPAAQDYLSPLPPGTDLEEPNEKATPHDPDALAHFAVIDAQVQAIDWLELHPEGQRRAIFENGGARWVQP; this is encoded by the coding sequence ATGGACGCACCGCGGCTCGAATCCCTGGCGGAGATCGAAGCCGCGGTGTGGCGTGAACTCGCCGCCTGCGTGCGCCACAAGCAGCACCCCTGGCGCACCCCGGTGCTGGCCACGACCGACGGCGAGTTGGGCGACGGCCGCATCGTGGTGCTGCGCGAGGTGGTGCCGGAGCAGCAGCGTGTGCTGGTCTACACCGACCGGCGCAGCGCCAAGGCGGCCCAGCTGGCGTCGCACCCACGGGGCACGCTCGTGATGTGGTCGCCCGCCCTGGGCTGGCAGTTGCGCTGCCGGGTGGCGCTGAGCCTGGACACGTCAGGCCTGTCGGTCACCTCGCGCTGGGCACAGATCAAGCTCTCGCCGGCCGCGCAGGACTACCTCTCTCCCCTGCCCCCGGGAACCGACCTCGAAGAACCCAACGAGAAGGCAACGCCACACGACCCGGACGCCCTGGCCCACTTCGCGGTGATCGACGCGCAAGTGCAGGCGATCGACTGGCTGGAGCTTCACCCCGAGGGCCAACGCCGGGCGATCTTCGAGAACGGTGGCGCCCGCTGGGTGCAGCCCTGA
- a CDS encoding UDP-3-O-acyl-N-acetylglucosamine deacetylase: MLAQRTLKSITRAVGVGVHGGQRVELTLRPAAADSGIMFRRVDLPSPVDIPVTVTAVCDTRMATTISPKGDPGAPKVNTIEHLLSACAGLGLDNLVVDITNEEVPILDGSAASFVFLLQSAGIEVQKAPKRFLRIKRPVEVREGEGPTLKWARLEPYDGYKLTFEIEFKHPAVDQTGQQFTFDMGSGQYKRDIARARTFGFTKDVEMMRSRGLGLGGSMDNVIVVDDYRVLNSEGLRYDDEFVKHKILDAIGDMHVLGHPLIAAYTGYKSGHALNNKLLRAVLADASAYEIVTFEDERQAPAGLAELAPAW; the protein is encoded by the coding sequence ATGCTCGCCCAACGCACTCTCAAGTCCATCACCCGCGCCGTCGGCGTGGGGGTGCACGGCGGCCAGCGGGTCGAGCTGACCTTGCGGCCGGCCGCGGCCGACAGCGGCATCATGTTTCGCCGGGTCGACCTGCCGTCGCCGGTCGACATCCCGGTGACGGTGACCGCGGTGTGCGACACGCGCATGGCCACCACCATCTCGCCGAAGGGCGACCCGGGTGCGCCGAAGGTGAACACCATCGAGCACCTGCTGTCGGCCTGCGCCGGCCTCGGGCTCGACAACCTGGTGGTCGACATCACCAACGAAGAGGTGCCCATCCTCGACGGCTCGGCGGCCTCGTTCGTGTTCCTGCTGCAAAGCGCCGGCATCGAGGTGCAGAAGGCGCCCAAGCGGTTCCTGCGCATCAAGCGGCCGGTGGAAGTGCGCGAAGGCGAGGGCCCGACGCTCAAGTGGGCGCGGCTGGAGCCTTACGACGGCTACAAGCTCACCTTCGAGATCGAGTTCAAGCACCCGGCGGTCGACCAGACCGGCCAGCAGTTCACCTTCGACATGGGCTCGGGCCAGTACAAGCGCGACATCGCCCGCGCCCGCACCTTCGGTTTCACGAAGGACGTGGAGATGATGCGTTCGCGTGGCCTGGGCCTGGGCGGCAGCATGGACAACGTGATCGTCGTCGACGACTACCGCGTGCTCAACAGCGAAGGCCTGCGCTACGACGACGAGTTCGTGAAGCACAAGATCCTCGACGCCATCGGCGACATGCACGTGCTCGGCCACCCGCTGATCGCCGCCTACACCGGCTACAAGTCGGGCCACGCGCTCAACAACAAGCTGCTGCGGGCCGTGCTGGCCGATGCTTCGGCCTACGAGATCGTGACCTTCGAAGACGAGCGCCAGGCTCCCGCCGGCCTCGCCGAACTGGCCCCGGCCTGGTGA
- the ftsZ gene encoding cell division protein FtsZ, which yields MAIEMIEEFDLGTQIKVIGVGGGGGNAVDHMIAQGVQGVEFVCANTDAQALNRSSAHHLIQLGSTGLGAGAKPEAGRAAAEEAVDRIREAIKGSNMLFITAGMGGGTGTGAAPVIARVAKEMGILTVGVVTKPFDFEGNRRMKAADNGVAELEANVDSLIVILNDKLLDVLGDDVTQDQAFAHANDVLKNAVGGISDIIHVPGLVNVDFEDVKTVMSEPGKAMMGTAIATGPDRATKAAESAVACPLLEGIDLSGARGVLVLIAAGRSTFKLSESRNAMNTIRRYAADDAHVIYGTAYDESLGDQLRVTVIATGLSPAKRQQQAPMTVVHNTVAQRTGTDNIPVLTQPVHTAQTAHDYSSLSVPSVWRNGRTAAAKVDALASNGMDEIEIPAFLRKQAD from the coding sequence ATGGCAATCGAAATGATCGAAGAGTTCGACCTGGGCACCCAGATCAAGGTCATCGGCGTGGGTGGTGGCGGCGGCAACGCGGTCGACCACATGATTGCGCAAGGTGTGCAAGGCGTGGAGTTCGTCTGCGCCAACACCGATGCGCAGGCGCTCAACCGCTCCAGCGCGCACCACCTCATCCAGCTCGGCAGCACGGGCCTGGGCGCCGGCGCGAAGCCGGAAGCCGGCCGCGCGGCCGCTGAAGAAGCGGTGGACCGCATCCGCGAAGCCATCAAGGGCAGCAACATGCTCTTCATCACCGCCGGCATGGGCGGCGGCACCGGCACCGGCGCCGCCCCCGTGATCGCACGCGTGGCGAAGGAGATGGGCATCCTGACGGTGGGCGTGGTCACCAAGCCCTTCGACTTCGAAGGCAACCGCCGCATGAAGGCTGCCGACAACGGCGTGGCCGAGCTCGAAGCCAACGTCGACTCGCTGATCGTCATCCTCAACGACAAGCTGCTCGACGTGCTGGGCGACGACGTGACGCAGGACCAGGCCTTCGCGCACGCCAACGACGTGCTGAAGAACGCCGTGGGCGGCATCAGCGACATCATCCACGTGCCCGGCCTCGTGAACGTCGACTTCGAAGACGTGAAGACGGTGATGAGCGAGCCCGGCAAGGCGATGATGGGCACCGCCATCGCGACCGGCCCCGACCGTGCGACCAAGGCTGCCGAATCGGCCGTGGCCTGCCCGCTGCTCGAAGGCATCGACCTCTCCGGCGCGCGTGGCGTGCTGGTGTTGATCGCCGCCGGCCGCAGCACCTTCAAGCTGAGCGAAAGCCGCAACGCGATGAACACCATCCGCCGTTATGCGGCCGACGATGCGCACGTGATCTACGGCACCGCCTACGACGAAAGCCTGGGCGACCAGCTGCGCGTGACGGTGATCGCCACCGGCCTGTCGCCCGCCAAGCGCCAGCAGCAGGCGCCGATGACGGTGGTGCACAACACCGTGGCGCAGCGCACCGGCACCGACAACATCCCGGTGCTGACCCAGCCGGTGCACACCGCGCAGACGGCGCACGACTACAGCAGCCTGTCGGTGCCGAGCGTGTGGCGCAATGGCCGCACGGCGGCGGCGAAGGTGGATGCGCTCGCGTCGAACGGCATGGACGAGATCGAGATCCCCGCGTTCCTGCGCAAGCAAGCTGATTGA
- the ftsA gene encoding cell division protein FtsA, whose amino-acid sequence MAKEYKDLVVGLDIGTAKVMAVVAEVLPDGELRVAGLGIAAAHGLKRGVVVNIDATVQSIQQALKEAEMMADCKITRVYTGITGSHIRGQNSTGMVIVRDKEVTPVDVTRVVETAKAINIPNDQRLLLVEPQEFVIDGHEVKEPIGMSGGRLEVKVHIVTGAQSAAENIVKCVRRCGLEVDQLVLNPSASSHAVLTEDEKDLGVALVDIGAGTTDVAIFTDGAIRHTAVIPIAGDLITSDIAMALRTPTKDAEEIKVEYGVAKQLLADPSEQLEVPGLGDRAPRMLSRQALAGVIEPRVEEIFSLVHQVIRDSGYEELLSSGIVLTGGAAVMPGMVELGEDIFLKPVRKGLPTYHGSLYDMVANPRSATVMGLLEEARLGRARGIKAAQQAGSVKTLFGRAKDWFLGNF is encoded by the coding sequence ATGGCCAAGGAATACAAGGACCTGGTCGTCGGCCTGGACATCGGCACCGCCAAGGTGATGGCGGTGGTGGCCGAAGTCTTGCCCGACGGCGAGCTGCGCGTGGCCGGCCTCGGCATCGCGGCCGCCCACGGCTTGAAGCGCGGCGTGGTGGTCAACATCGACGCCACCGTGCAGAGCATCCAGCAGGCGCTGAAAGAGGCCGAGATGATGGCCGACTGCAAGATCACACGCGTCTACACCGGCATCACCGGCAGCCACATCCGCGGCCAGAACTCGACCGGCATGGTGATCGTGCGCGACAAGGAAGTGACGCCGGTCGACGTGACGCGCGTGGTCGAGACGGCCAAGGCGATCAATATTCCCAACGACCAGCGCTTGCTGCTGGTGGAGCCGCAGGAATTCGTGATCGACGGTCACGAGGTCAAGGAGCCCATCGGCATGAGCGGTGGGCGTCTCGAGGTGAAGGTGCACATCGTGACCGGCGCGCAGAGTGCCGCCGAAAACATCGTGAAGTGCGTGCGCCGCTGCGGGCTCGAAGTCGACCAGCTGGTGCTCAACCCGAGCGCGAGCAGCCATGCGGTGCTGACCGAGGACGAGAAGGACCTGGGCGTGGCGCTGGTCGACATCGGCGCCGGCACGACCGATGTGGCGATCTTCACCGACGGGGCGATCCGCCACACCGCGGTGATCCCGATCGCGGGCGACCTGATCACGAGCGACATCGCGATGGCGCTGCGCACGCCGACGAAAGACGCCGAAGAGATCAAGGTCGAGTACGGCGTGGCCAAGCAGCTGCTCGCCGACCCCAGCGAGCAGCTCGAAGTGCCGGGCCTGGGCGACCGTGCGCCGCGCATGCTGTCTCGCCAGGCGCTGGCCGGCGTGATCGAGCCGCGCGTGGAAGAGATCTTCTCGCTCGTGCACCAGGTGATCCGCGACAGCGGCTACGAAGAGCTGCTGTCGAGCGGCATCGTGCTCACCGGCGGCGCGGCGGTGATGCCGGGCATGGTGGAGCTGGGGGAAGACATCTTCCTGAAGCCGGTGCGCAAGGGCCTGCCCACCTACCACGGATCGCTCTACGACATGGTGGCCAACCCGCGCTCTGCGACGGTGATGGGCCTTCTCGAAGAAGCCCGACTCGGCCGCGCGCGTGGCATCAAGGCTGCGCAACAAGCCGGGTCCGTCAAAACACTGTTCGGCCGAGCCAAAGACTGGTTCCTCGGCAATTTCTAA
- a CDS encoding cell division protein FtsQ/DivIB — MRAHAATPRFNPAAVELPGEVRLVNITASMLFIVGGVLMAALALMWLIRQPVFNIKAVKVEGEVTRNSVSTIRANALPQLAGNYFTLDLSRGKQAFEAVPWVRQAIVQRVWPNRLRVLLEEHHAVALWAMKDGDDQLVNQQGEVFQANLGDVEDEALPTLKGPDGSSAEVLAMYQRLVPVFEKLEMHIDQLSMSGRGSWHAEFDNGAEIELGRGTQDELVARSERFVATVTQVIERYQRPLVYADLRHNEGYAVRLKGITTTTVATPPGRRN, encoded by the coding sequence ATGCGCGCCCACGCCGCCACCCCTCGCTTCAACCCGGCCGCCGTCGAGCTGCCGGGCGAGGTGCGCCTGGTCAACATCACCGCCTCGATGCTCTTCATCGTGGGCGGTGTGTTGATGGCGGCGCTCGCGCTGATGTGGCTGATCCGCCAGCCGGTGTTCAACATCAAGGCGGTGAAGGTGGAAGGCGAGGTCACGCGCAACAGCGTGTCGACCATCCGCGCCAATGCGCTGCCCCAGCTCGCGGGCAACTACTTCACGCTGGATCTGTCGCGCGGCAAGCAGGCCTTCGAGGCCGTGCCCTGGGTGCGCCAGGCCATCGTGCAGCGCGTATGGCCCAACCGGCTGCGCGTGCTGCTCGAAGAGCACCACGCGGTGGCGCTGTGGGCCATGAAGGATGGCGACGACCAGCTCGTCAACCAGCAGGGCGAGGTGTTCCAGGCCAACCTCGGTGACGTGGAAGACGAGGCGCTGCCCACGCTCAAGGGCCCGGATGGCAGCTCGGCCGAAGTGCTCGCGATGTACCAGCGCCTCGTGCCGGTGTTCGAAAAGCTCGAGATGCACATCGACCAGCTGTCGATGAGCGGCCGTGGCTCGTGGCACGCCGAGTTCGACAACGGCGCCGAGATCGAGCTCGGCCGGGGCACACAAGATGAACTGGTGGCACGCAGCGAGCGCTTCGTCGCCACCGTCACGCAAGTGATCGAGCGTTACCAGCGTCCGCTGGTCTACGCCGATCTGCGACACAACGAAGGTTATGCCGTGCGGCTGAAGGGGATCACCACCACCACGGTGGCCACCCCGCCCGGCAGGAGAAATTGA
- a CDS encoding D-alanine--D-alanine ligase codes for MSINVKALGKVAVLMGGTSAERDVSLMSGEGVLQALQSQGVDAHAFDPAKQDLVELKKQGFDRCFIALHGRHGEDGTVQGALELLGIPYTGSGVMASSIAMDKVMTKRIWLAEGLPTPRYVVLPADRQSREDVRAVPDELGLPLFVKPPHEGSSIGVSKVSGYSEMADAVALAAKYDHEVLCEEFIDGDEVTCPVLGHGANAVALPVVRIAAPEGDYDYQNKYFTDVVKYHVPSGLPEAEEREIQRIVVEAYRTLNCRGWGRADLMIRKSDRKPFLLEMNTSPGMTSHSLVPKSAAANGMPYEQLCLHLIANASLDSSKT; via the coding sequence ATGAGCATCAACGTGAAGGCCTTGGGCAAGGTGGCCGTGCTGATGGGCGGCACTTCGGCCGAGCGCGACGTGTCGCTGATGTCGGGCGAGGGCGTGCTGCAGGCACTGCAATCGCAGGGCGTGGATGCGCACGCGTTCGACCCCGCGAAGCAGGATCTCGTCGAACTGAAGAAGCAGGGCTTCGACCGCTGCTTCATCGCGCTGCACGGCCGCCACGGCGAAGACGGCACCGTGCAGGGCGCGCTCGAATTGCTGGGCATCCCCTACACCGGCTCCGGCGTGATGGCCTCCAGCATCGCGATGGACAAGGTGATGACCAAGCGCATCTGGCTGGCCGAAGGGCTGCCGACGCCGCGCTACGTGGTGCTGCCGGCCGACCGCCAGTCGCGCGAGGACGTGCGCGCCGTGCCCGATGAGTTGGGCCTGCCGCTCTTCGTCAAGCCGCCGCACGAAGGGTCGTCGATCGGCGTCAGCAAGGTGAGCGGCTATTCCGAAATGGCCGATGCGGTGGCGCTGGCCGCCAAGTACGACCACGAGGTGCTGTGCGAAGAGTTCATCGACGGTGACGAAGTGACCTGCCCGGTGCTCGGCCACGGCGCCAACGCAGTGGCGCTGCCCGTCGTGCGCATCGCCGCGCCCGAAGGCGACTACGACTACCAGAACAAGTACTTCACCGACGTCGTGAAGTACCACGTGCCGAGCGGTCTGCCGGAAGCGGAAGAGCGCGAGATCCAGCGCATCGTGGTCGAGGCCTACCGCACGCTGAACTGCCGCGGCTGGGGCCGCGCCGATCTGATGATCAGGAAGAGCGACCGCAAGCCCTTCCTCCTGGAGATGAACACCTCGCCGGGCATGACCTCGCATTCGCTGGTGCCGAAGTCGGCCGCGGCGAACGGCATGCCCTATGAGCAGCTTTGCCTGCACTTGATTGCCAACGCTTCGCTGGACAGCTCCAAGACCTGA
- a CDS encoding UDP-N-acetylmuramate--L-alanine ligase: MKHAVKHIHFVGIGGAGMSGIAEILHNLGYTVSGSDQSDSPVSRRLASLGIKVFVGHAAENIAGAQAVVTSTAVKGDNPEVLAARAKRVPLVPRAVMLAELMRLKQGIAIAGTHGKTTTTSLVTSVLAEAGVDPTFVIGGRLNAAGANSRLGSGDYIVVEADESDASFLNLLPVISVVTNIDADHMDTYGHDLTKLKGAFVEFLHRMPFYGAAILCGDDPGVKSIIPMVSRPVVTYGFGPDNQVRAVNVQALEGGQMRFTAQRRNGVVMPDLDITLNLPGEHNVLNALAAVAVATELELPDAPLVKALGEFHGVGRRFQRYGDWPAKDGGKFTLIDDYGHHPVEMAAVIAAARGAFPGRRLVIAFQPHRYTRTRDCFEDFVKVMGTADAVLLGEVYAAGEAPIVAADGRSLARALRVAGKVDPIFVDEISQMPAAIAEQAKGGDVVIAMGAGTIGAVAGQVAEMLKEAT; the protein is encoded by the coding sequence ATGAAGCACGCGGTGAAGCACATCCATTTCGTCGGCATCGGGGGTGCGGGCATGAGCGGCATTGCCGAGATCCTGCACAACCTCGGCTACACGGTGTCGGGCTCCGACCAGAGCGACAGCCCGGTCTCGCGTCGTCTCGCATCGCTCGGCATCAAGGTCTTCGTCGGCCACGCGGCCGAGAACATCGCGGGCGCGCAGGCGGTGGTCACGTCGACGGCCGTGAAGGGCGACAACCCCGAGGTGCTGGCCGCCCGCGCCAAGCGGGTGCCGCTGGTGCCGCGCGCGGTGATGCTGGCCGAGCTGATGCGCCTGAAGCAGGGCATCGCCATCGCCGGCACGCACGGCAAGACGACGACCACGTCGCTGGTGACGAGCGTGCTGGCCGAAGCCGGTGTCGACCCCACCTTCGTGATCGGCGGTCGGCTCAACGCGGCCGGTGCCAACTCGCGCCTCGGCTCGGGCGACTACATCGTGGTTGAGGCCGACGAGTCGGACGCCTCGTTCCTCAACCTGCTTCCCGTGATCAGCGTCGTGACCAACATCGACGCCGACCACATGGACACCTACGGCCACGACCTGACCAAGCTCAAGGGCGCGTTCGTCGAGTTCCTGCACCGCATGCCGTTCTACGGTGCGGCGATTCTGTGCGGGGACGACCCGGGCGTGAAGTCGATCATCCCGATGGTGTCGCGCCCCGTCGTGACCTACGGCTTCGGGCCCGACAACCAGGTGCGTGCCGTCAACGTGCAGGCGCTCGAAGGCGGCCAGATGCGCTTCACCGCGCAGCGCCGCAATGGCGTCGTGATGCCCGACCTCGACATCACGCTCAACCTGCCTGGCGAGCACAACGTGCTCAACGCGCTCGCGGCGGTGGCGGTGGCCACCGAGCTGGAGCTGCCCGATGCGCCGCTCGTGAAAGCGCTCGGTGAGTTCCACGGCGTTGGCCGGCGTTTCCAGCGCTACGGCGACTGGCCGGCGAAGGACGGCGGCAAGTTCACGCTGATCGATGACTACGGCCACCACCCGGTGGAAATGGCCGCGGTGATCGCGGCCGCACGCGGTGCGTTCCCGGGCCGTCGCCTGGTGATCGCGTTCCAGCCGCACCGCTACACCCGCACACGCGACTGCTTCGAAGACTTCGTGAAGGTGATGGGCACGGCCGATGCGGTGCTGCTGGGCGAGGTCTACGCCGCTGGCGAAGCGCCGATCGTCGCGGCCGATGGCCGCTCGCTCGCCCGCGCGCTGCGCGTGGCCGGCAAGGTCGACCCGATCTTCGTGGATGAGATTTCGCAGATGCCCGCGGCAATCGCCGAGCAGGCCAAGGGCGGTGACGTGGTGATCGCGATGGGCGCCGGCACGATCGGCGCGGTGGCGGGGCAGGTGGCAGAGATGTTGAAGGAGGCCACATGA
- the murG gene encoding undecaprenyldiphospho-muramoylpentapeptide beta-N-acetylglucosaminyltransferase — MSAKHLVIMAAGTGGHVIPGLAVATEMQKRGWTVSWLGTTHGMENKLVPPSGIPMDNITFSGLRGKGLLHTATGGFRLLVAFWRCLQILRKRHANAVLGMGGYVCFPGGLMASLLSKPLMLVNADASLLMSNKSLLPVADKVAFGFDGEAAHKVKQGIVTGNPVRAEIESLPPPLERFEGRIGALRVLVVGGSLGASALNDALPRALALLPVRERPVVTHQTGTANFEKARADYAALHVDAEVLPFIHNMSERLAECDVIICRAGAVTVSELCAAGVASVLVPLVVSTTSHQRDNAEWLARQGAAIHLPQSELTPQRLADLLKGLTREALMSMATKARALARVRAASKVADELERLVTA, encoded by the coding sequence ATGAGCGCCAAGCACCTCGTCATCATGGCGGCGGGCACGGGTGGGCACGTGATCCCGGGCCTCGCCGTCGCCACCGAAATGCAGAAGCGCGGCTGGACGGTCAGCTGGCTCGGCACCACGCACGGCATGGAGAACAAGCTCGTGCCGCCCTCGGGCATCCCGATGGACAACATCACGTTCAGCGGGCTGCGTGGCAAGGGCTTGCTGCACACGGCGACGGGCGGTTTCCGTCTATTGGTCGCGTTCTGGCGTTGCCTGCAGATCCTGCGCAAGCGCCACGCGAACGCGGTGCTCGGCATGGGCGGCTACGTCTGCTTCCCGGGCGGGCTGATGGCCTCGCTGCTGAGCAAGCCACTGATGCTGGTCAATGCCGATGCGTCGCTGCTGATGAGCAACAAGAGCCTTTTGCCGGTCGCCGACAAGGTGGCCTTCGGCTTCGATGGCGAGGCCGCGCACAAGGTCAAGCAAGGCATCGTGACCGGCAACCCGGTGCGCGCCGAGATCGAGAGCCTGCCGCCGCCGCTGGAGCGATTCGAGGGCCGCATCGGCGCCCTGCGGGTGCTGGTGGTGGGCGGCAGCCTGGGCGCAAGCGCGCTGAACGACGCGCTGCCGCGTGCCCTGGCCCTGCTGCCGGTGCGCGAGCGGCCGGTCGTGACGCACCAGACCGGCACGGCCAATTTCGAGAAAGCCCGCGCCGACTACGCCGCGCTGCACGTCGACGCCGAGGTGCTGCCCTTCATCCACAACATGAGCGAGCGCCTGGCCGAGTGCGACGTGATCATCTGCCGCGCCGGTGCGGTGACGGTGAGCGAGCTGTGTGCGGCCGGCGTGGCGAGCGTGCTGGTCCCGCTGGTGGTGAGCACCACCAGCCACCAGCGTGACAACGCCGAATGGCTGGCGCGGCAGGGCGCCGCGATCCACCTGCCGCAAAGCGAGCTGACGCCGCAACGATTGGCAGACCTGTTGAAAGGCCTCACGCGCGAAGCGCTGATGAGCATGGCGACCAAGGCACGGGCGCTGGCGCGTGTGCGCGCCGCGTCGAAGGTCGCCGATGAACTTGAAAGGTTGGTGACAGCATGA